From Micromonospora carbonacea:
CCGGTACGCCACCCCGCTGCCCGAACTGTGGCCGGCGCTGACCGGGGGCGGCAGCCCCGGCCTGCGGTTCGTCCTCTTCGAGCTGCGGCTGCCCCGGATCGGCACCGCGCTCGTCGTCGGGGCGGCCCTCGGCGCGGCCGGCGCCCTCTTCCAGAGCGCCAGCCGAAACCCCCTCGGCAGCCCCGACATCGTCGGCTTCACCGTCGGCGCGGCCACCGGCGCGCTCGTCGTCCTGCTGGTCCTGCGCGACGACCGGCTCACCCCGGCGGTGGGCGCGGTGCTCGGCGGCGCCGCCGTGGCCGGAGCGGCGCTCCTGCTCGGCGGGACCGGACAGCGCCTCATCCTCGTCGGGATCGGCCTGTCCGCCCTGCTCACCTCCGTCAACGCGTACCTGCTGACCCGCGCCGAGGTGACCGACGCGCAGAACGCCGCCGTGTGGCTCGTCGGCAGCCTCAACGGCAGCGGCCACCACCTGCCGCTGCTGCTCGGCGCACTCGCCGTGCTGCTGCCGCCCGCCGTGCTGGTGGCCCGGGGGCTGCGACTCGTCGAGAACGGCGGCGACAAGGCCCTCAGCCTCGGCGTACCCGTGCGCCGGCAGCGCCTCACCGCCACGGCCCTCGCGGTCGCGCTCACCGCCGTCGGCGTCGCCGGCGCCGGGCCGGTCGGCTTCGTCGCCCTGGCCGCCCCCCACCTGGCCCGCCGGCTCACCCGCGTCGCCGCGCCCCTGGTGACCACGAGCGCGGCGCTCGGCGCCGCCCTGCTGCTCGCCGCCGACCAGCTCGCCCAACGGCTCGTCCCCGGGCAACAACTGCCCGTCGGCGCGGTCACCGGCGTCCTCGGCGGCGGCTACCTGGCCCTCGTCCTGGCCTGGACCTGGCGGGGGCGGTCCTGGTGAGCCGGCCCCCGTCCCGCACCGCATCCGCCGCCCCGGAGGCAACCATGACCGCCCCACCCGCGATCGAGCTGGACTCGGTCACCGTCGGCTACGACCGCCGCACCGTCTGCCGGGACGTCACCCTGCGGGTCGCCGAGGGAAGCTTCACCGTCTTCATCGGACCGAACGGGTGCGGCAAGTCGACCCTGCTGCGCACCGTCGCCCGCGTGTTGCGGCCGAGCGGAGGCCGCGTCGCCGTCCTCGGCCGCGACGCCTGGGGCTACAGCCGGCGGCAGTACGCCCGCACCGTCGGGCTGCTCCCCCAGGGCGTCGAGGCGCCGGCCGGGATGACCGTCACCGATCTGGTGCTGCGCGGACGGCACCCGCACCGGTCGGCGTTGAGCCGCTGGACGGCGCAGGACGAGCGGGCGGTCACCGCGGCGCTGGCCGCCACCGGGACCGCCGAGTTCGGCGACCGGGCGCTCGCGGAGCTCTCCGGAGGCCAGCGGCAACGCGCCTGGCTGGCCATGCTGCTGGCGCAGGACACCCCGATCCTGCTGCTCGACGAACCGACCACCTACCTCGACATCGCCCACCAGTACGAAGTGCTCGACCTGCTCGCCGACCTGCACGCCGGCGGCCGGACCGTGGTCGCCGTCCTGCACGACCTCAACCAGGCGGCCCGCTACGCCACCGACCTGGTGGTGCTGAGCGACGGCCACGTCGCCAGGACCGGTCCCCCGTCGGCGGTGCTCACCCCGGACCTCGTCGCCGACGTGTTCGGGCTGCGCTGCCGGGTCGTGCCCGACCCGGTGACGGGCACGCCCGCGGTGTTCCCCGAGCCCTCCCGTCCCCGCCCGACCGGTCCCGCGCCGGCGGGCGGGTGACCAGGCGACCGGCACGGCACCGGCCGTCGGCGGCGTAGCTCCCCGGCAACGACGTCGCCGGGCCGTTCGACGCGCCCGTTCGACATGCCCGTTCGACGCGCCCGGCCGACGGCATCCGGGCCGCCGCCCGGGAGGCTCACGCCGACCGCTCCTCCCTCCGTCCCGGGTGGTCGTGGTACATGGCGAGCCGGTCCCGGACGGCCTGCCGCTGCGGGTGGTCCGTGTCGTCGAGGAGGCCGAGGGCTTCCCGGCCCCGGACGAGGGCGCCGTCGTGGTCGCCGGCCGCGCTGAGGGCCTCCGCCGACACGACCAGGGCGCGCGCCTGCCGCAGCGGGTCGGCCAGTTCGTCGCCGACGGCCCGCGCCAGGGCGGCGTCGGCCAGCGCGTCGCGGTGCCGCCCGAGACGCAACTGGGCCTCGGCCGAGATGGTGAGGGCGTCGCACCGGATGCTGTCGTCGGTGACCCGGTCGTGCAGCCCGAGGGCGACCCGGCCCTGGGCGAGGGCGACCTCGGGTTGGCCCGCCTCGAGGCTGAGTTCGGCGAGCCGGACGTGGGTGAGGCTTCGTCCACGCAGCGAGCCGACCCGGTCCCAGACGACAAGGGCCTGCCGGTAGAACGCACGCGCCTCGTCGCGGTGCCCGAGCTGGTGGTGCGCATCGCCGAGGTTGTGGAGGGCGTACGCCTCCCCGGGGGCCTCCCCGACCGCGCGGCAGTCGGTCAGCACCTCGTGGAACGTGTCGATGGCGGTGCGGATCGACCCGGTGCGCAGTTGTACGGAGGCGAGGTTGTGCCGACAGGCCCGCTGCAGGTCGGCGCAGCCGTTCTCCCGGGCGAGGCGCAGGGCCTCGGTGAACAGGCGGCCGGCGCGATGGTAGTCGTGGGTGGTGAAGTAGCTGGCGCCGAGGTTGACGAGGGTGCCGGCCCGGCCCAGGTGATGACCGTCGGCAGTCGCGGCGTCGAGGGCGGTTCGCAAGATCTCCCGCGTGTCCTCCTGGTCGCCGGACCGGTCGAAGACCTCGTGGACGGTGTCGACGATCTGCCAGGCGTGCCGGTGGAAGCCCTCGGCCGCCGCGCGACGGACCATGGCGAGCAGGTTGGTCCGTTCCACCTCGCACCAGCGCAGGGCGGCACAGTCGGAGACGAACGTCATCGGCGTCACCCCGCCCGGCTCGGGCAGGTCGGGAACGGCCGGCCGGCCCGGCGCCAGCAGGCCAACGGCGGTGACGGCCGTGTGCAGGTACCAGTCCAGCAGCCGGCGGAGCGTCGCGCGGCGCTGCTCGGGTGGCACGTCCTCCCCGGCCCGGTCGGCGGCGTACTGGCGCAACAGGTCGTGCATCCGGTAGCGGCGGACGGTGTCGTGGTCGACCAGGTGGGCGCGGGCGAGCCGGTCGAGGGCCCGCTCGGCTCCGGCGACGTCCACCGCCAGCATCGCCGCGGCGGCCTCGGCCCCGATGGTGCTGCCCGGGAAGAGGCCGAGCGCGAGGAAGAGCCGCGCGGGCATCGGGTCGAGCGCGTTGACCGACCAGGCGAAGACGGTCCGCAGGGTCATCTCGTCGGTGTCGTCGCCCTCGACGTCGAGCAGCCGACCGGCCAGTTCGTCGGCCAGGTCGCCGAGCCGCCTGTCGGGCCGGGAGCCCACGTGCTCGCCGATCACCCGCAGCGCGAGCGGCAGTCCGCCCGACAGTCTGGCCAGCGTCTCCAGCGCCGCGGGCTCCGCGCCGGTGCGTCGTGCTCCGACGATCCGGCCGAGCATGCGCTGTCGTTCGAGGTGCGACAGCGGCGCGATGGTGAGGCTGCGGATGCCGTGCCGGACGCTCAGCCCGGGGAGCCGGTTGCGGCTGATCACGACCGTGAAGCTGGCCTCGGAGCGGGGCAGGAGCTGCCGCGCCTGGTCGGAGTCGACGACGTTGTCGAGCACGACGAGCATCCGCCGCCCGCTCATCAGGCGGTGGTACAGCTCGAGGCGTCGTTCGGACTCGGCGGGCACCCGCTCGGCCGGGACGCCGAGGGCGACGAGGAAGCGGTGCAGCGCCTCCTGCGGGCGGACCGGCGGGGCCGGTCCGTGCGCCTCCGCGTTCAGGTAGAGCTGCCCGTCCGGGAACCAGCTCTGCCGTCGATGCCCCCAGTGCCCGGCGAGGGTCGTCTTGCCGACCCCGGGCATCCCGGTCAGCACGACCGCCTTCGCGATGCCGTCGCCGGCGGCGAGAGCGTCCAGTTCGTCGAGCAGTGCAGCGTGCCCGGTGTAGTCGGGTACGTCGTTCGGCAGCTGCCGGGGCATCGACACGGCTGTGTCCGCAGCGGCGGGTTGGCTCCGCGCCGGCGCGGCGGTTTCGAGAGCCGCCAGGTCCAGCGCCGGATCGGTTCGCATCGCCCGGCGATAGCGCCGCCGGTAGGCGGCGACAAAGTCCCGCGCATCGTGGGTACGACCGGCCGCATGCAGTGCGGCGGCCCACAATCGGGCCAGCCCCTCGTCGATCGGGTTCTCGATCAGCAATGGTTCGAGCCGGGTCAACGCCCGCTCGTGCCGGCCGGTGGCCAACTCACTCTCCGCCAGAAGTTTCTCCGCCCTGAATTGCTTCTCCCGCATATCCCGCCGCAGGTGTTCGCAACGCGCGCCGCGCAGGTCGGCGAGCGGGTCGTCCCGCCACATCTCGATTGCCCTGGTGAGCAGAGCAATTCCCCGATCATGCTGATGTCGATCAATTGCCTGTCGCGCCTCGGCGGTCAATCGCAGGAACC
This genomic window contains:
- a CDS encoding FecCD family ABC transporter permease, with the translated sequence MITVPTSGPGRRALRRQTRRAALACLVALALSAGVAVAALASGRYATPLPELWPALTGGGSPGLRFVLFELRLPRIGTALVVGAALGAAGALFQSASRNPLGSPDIVGFTVGAATGALVVLLVLRDDRLTPAVGAVLGGAAVAGAALLLGGTGQRLILVGIGLSALLTSVNAYLLTRAEVTDAQNAAVWLVGSLNGSGHHLPLLLGALAVLLPPAVLVARGLRLVENGGDKALSLGVPVRRQRLTATALAVALTAVGVAGAGPVGFVALAAPHLARRLTRVAAPLVTTSAALGAALLLAADQLAQRLVPGQQLPVGAVTGVLGGGYLALVLAWTWRGRSW
- a CDS encoding ABC transporter ATP-binding protein yields the protein MTAPPAIELDSVTVGYDRRTVCRDVTLRVAEGSFTVFIGPNGCGKSTLLRTVARVLRPSGGRVAVLGRDAWGYSRRQYARTVGLLPQGVEAPAGMTVTDLVLRGRHPHRSALSRWTAQDERAVTAALAATGTAEFGDRALAELSGGQRQRAWLAMLLAQDTPILLLDEPTTYLDIAHQYEVLDLLADLHAGGRTVVAVLHDLNQAARYATDLVVLSDGHVARTGPPSAVLTPDLVADVFGLRCRVVPDPVTGTPAVFPEPSRPRPTGPAPAGG
- a CDS encoding AfsR/SARP family transcriptional regulator, which codes for MEFTILGPTELTVDGRAIPLGAAKQRGLLAVLLYHVGDPVRVETIVEFLWQDSAVHARRPLLYTLASRLRSTLRLVGLQDALVRVPGTGAYRLAVDPELVDYHRFLRLTAEARQAIDRHQHDRGIALLTRAIEMWRDDPLADLRGARCEHLRRDMREKQFRAEKLLAESELATGRHERALTRLEPLLIENPIDEGLARLWAAALHAAGRTHDARDFVAAYRRRYRRAMRTDPALDLAALETAAPARSQPAAADTAVSMPRQLPNDVPDYTGHAALLDELDALAAGDGIAKAVVLTGMPGVGKTTLAGHWGHRRQSWFPDGQLYLNAEAHGPAPPVRPQEALHRFLVALGVPAERVPAESERRLELYHRLMSGRRMLVVLDNVVDSDQARQLLPRSEASFTVVISRNRLPGLSVRHGIRSLTIAPLSHLERQRMLGRIVGARRTGAEPAALETLARLSGGLPLALRVIGEHVGSRPDRRLGDLADELAGRLLDVEGDDTDEMTLRTVFAWSVNALDPMPARLFLALGLFPGSTIGAEAAAAMLAVDVAGAERALDRLARAHLVDHDTVRRYRMHDLLRQYAADRAGEDVPPEQRRATLRRLLDWYLHTAVTAVGLLAPGRPAVPDLPEPGGVTPMTFVSDCAALRWCEVERTNLLAMVRRAAAEGFHRHAWQIVDTVHEVFDRSGDQEDTREILRTALDAATADGHHLGRAGTLVNLGASYFTTHDYHRAGRLFTEALRLARENGCADLQRACRHNLASVQLRTGSIRTAIDTFHEVLTDCRAVGEAPGEAYALHNLGDAHHQLGHRDEARAFYRQALVVWDRVGSLRGRSLTHVRLAELSLEAGQPEVALAQGRVALGLHDRVTDDSIRCDALTISAEAQLRLGRHRDALADAALARAVGDELADPLRQARALVVSAEALSAAGDHDGALVRGREALGLLDDTDHPQRQAVRDRLAMYHDHPGRREERSA